TGTAGCCGAAGCCGCCGGCGACGCCGATAAAGGGCAGGATGATCGCCCCGAAGATCCGCTGGGTGAACGAGAACTCCCGTGCCGCGTCGGGGTTCTCGGGCGAGCCACCGAGGAACTCCAGGAACGTCGCGGCGGGGTACTCGTCGATGCCGAAGTCGTTCGTGGTCACGCCGCTGATACCCGCAAGCGGCGTGACGCCGAGGCGGGGACTGTCGCTCCCGCCCAGCGTGACCTGATAGGTCTGTGGCTGGCCGTCGACGTAGCCGACGACTTCGACCTCCTGGCCGGGCGAAGTCTCATCCAGGGCGGCCCCGAGCGTGCTCGCGTCGTGTGTCCGCTGGCCGTCGATCGAGGTGACGATGACGGCCTCACGGCCCGGTGCGCTGGCGTTGTCCAGTGGGCCGTCGGGTTGGACCAACACGTAGGCGCCGATCGGCATCGTCACCGACCGGCCCTCGGCGGTCGACAGCGTCGCGACCGTGGTGTTGCGGACCTCCCGCTCGAAGGCCACGCTCGTCGAGACGTTCGTCCCGTTGACCGCGGTGATCGTCTCCCCGGTCGAGACCGGTGCCGACTGGACGGCGCTGTCGACGACGACTGCCCGATCGACGGTCACGGACTCGGCACCTTCGAGCGAGACGGCGACGGAACTGGCTTCGGTCTCGGCCAAGACCGCGTCGAGTTCGTCGCCGTTCGCGATCGGCTGGCCCTCGACGGCAGTGATCACGTCACCGGACTCGATCCCCGCCTGGGCGGCCGGGGTCTCCTCCAAGGTGCCGCCGACCGGGACGCCGTCGACGACGGCGATCGCCCCCGAGATCGGTCCGAACAACAGGAGCAAGGCGACCAGTGCGAGCGCGAAGTTGTTGGTGACGCCGGCCGCGAACATCCGTGTCTGGGCACCCCTGTCGGAGTGGATCAGTTCGTCCTCGTCGGGCTGGACGAACGCGCCGATCGGGATGAGCGTAAACAGCGCCAGCCCCATCGACTCGATGTCTATGTTCTCGACCCGACAGAACAGGCCGTGGCCGCCCTCGTGGACGACCAGGCCCAACAGGAGTCCGAAGACGATCTCCGGGGCGACAGAGAGCGGGAGGAAGTCGTTGACGCCGGGGATCGCCAGCGCGTTCCGTGGTTCGTTGAGCGCGGAGGGCTGTGGGTTCACGATCGCCTGGTAGGCCCCGAACACGACCATCGCGAACGAGCCGACCATCACGACCAGCGCCATCCCGACACCGAGGTTCCCCCAGGCCCGCCAGAACCGCGTGGGGCGAGCCAGCCAGTCCAGGACGGCTTTCCCTTTCTGGGTGTGGATCGTGGTGATCGGCCCGCTGAACCGGATGTACTCGGGGATCACCCCGCGGGCTCGCAACGCCATCGCCAGCAGGGTGTAGGCGACGACGCCGGCGAGCACCCACGTCAGCGTGCGTACCATGTGTCCCAGACGTAGGTCCACCCACGCAAGAGGGTTACCCTTCGGCACCCACTTTTTACTTCGTCGGGTTTCCTCGCGGCGCTTTGCGCCGCTGTGGCAACCCTCCTCGCAAAAACGTGGGGAAAAACAGCCGGACGCTCGGCGATGCCTCGCGTCCGGGGAAACCGCTCGCTTCACTCGCGGTATGCTTGGACCCTGCCTTTCCCCAGGTCACGGCACGGAGGCCGCTCCCGGCCGACCGCGCTGCGACCGCTCCCCAGGCCGCACCGCCAGCGGCTACAGCCGCCTACGCCTCGCGGCGCAACCGCTTGACGACGAACTCCTGGTCGAGCTTGGCGATGAACGTTCCCAGTTGCGGGCCTTCGGTGTCGTCGAACAGCAGGCGGTAGCCGGCGGCGAAGAAGTCACCGACGGGCACGTCGTGGCGTTTCGCCGTCTCGTAGATCTCGCCCTGGATGGTCTCGCCGTCGTGGCCCTCGGCGACGAAGTCGGCAAGTTCGTCCAGTGCGGCCTCGGTGGCCGCGTCGAAGTCGTGGTCGGGCAGTTCGGCGCGCTTGAGTTCGTAGTCGAAGGCGTTGCCCGTCCGTCGTGCCCAGTTGCGGGCTCGCTCGACCCGGGCGAGTGCGTCTTCGACGGCCCACTCGGGGGCGTCGTCGGGGATGTGTCCCTCCCGTCGGGCGATCTCCTCGCGCAGGTCGGAGTCGTCGGTCATCCCCAGCACTGCGGCGAAGGTGTAGGGAATCCGGACCCGATCGGGGTCGGGGTCGGGGACGACCATCGGGTACGCGCGGTCGGCGACCGCCTGCTCGTCCTCCTCTCTGGGCTCTCCCTCGTCGAAGTACAGCCCTTCGAACCGGTCGAACTCGTCGACGAGCTGGTCGACGTGCTCGACGGAGAAGTCACGCTGCTTGCGCGGGGTCTTCACGAAGAAGTACTTGAACACCTCGGGTTCGAGGATCTCCAGGACTTCGTCGACCGTGATGACGTTGCCCGACGAGGAGGAGAGCGGTTCGCCCTCCAGCGTGAACCACTCGTAGACCATCGGGACCGGCGGCTGGATGTCCAGGACGTTCTCGGCGATGTCTTCGCCCGACGGCCAGGACCCTTCGGCGTGGTCCTTGCCGAACGGCTCGAAGTCGACACCGAGTATCTCCCACTGGGCCGGCCACTCGAACCGCCATGGGAGCTTTCCCTCCCTGAGGGTCGCGGTTCCCTCGTGGCCACAGCCCTCGATGGTCTGGTCCCCGGCCTCGACGTCTTCACAGACGTAGCTGACCTCGCCGGCGTCCAGATCGACTTCGGTGACGCCCTCGGTGAGCTTCCCACACTCGGAACACTGCGGGAGGAAGGGGACATAGTCGTCGTCGACCTTGTTCTGGTACTCCGCGAGTACCTCGCGGGCGCGGTCTGCGCGTTCGAGCACGCGACGCGTCACCGCCTCGAACTCGCCGTCGGCGTACAGTTCGGTGTTCGAGACGAACTCGACGTCGACGTCGACGAGTTCGGCGCTCTTCTTCAGGAGGTTCGTGAAGTGTGCGCCGTAGGAGTCACAGCAGCCGAAGGGGTCCGGGATGTCCGTGTAGGGCTTCCCGAGGTTCCGGCCGAGCGCACCGGCGTCGACCTCGCCCAGGCCGACGACGTTCCACTCCAGGTCGGCCAACTGTCGGGGGACTTTCCGTAGCCGGTCCTTGTCGTCTGCGGTGAACACCTGCCGGACCTCGTGGCCACGGTCCCGGAGCGCCTCCGCGACGTAGTACCCCCGCATGATCTCGTTGAAGTGTCCGATGTGGGGCACGCCCGAGGGCGAGACGCCGCCCTTGATGACGATCGGGTCCGACGGGTCCCGCGCTTCGATCGCGTCCGCGACCGAATCGGCCCAGAATGCCTTTTTTCCGCCGCTACCGACTGCGTATGGGTCTTCGGCCATCTCAGCTCTCCGGGAGCACTTCGGTACCGTCGAAGTCGCCGTTCAAGACTGCGCGGACCACGCGATCCGGATCGGTGCCGTCCAGAACGACCGTCCGGATGCCCGACCGCTGGATCACCTTCGCCGCGAGCAGGTCGACGGGGGCGTTGCTGCCGGCGTCCATCTCCATGTCCGCGATGACATCGACCAGCTCTCCCGCGTCGATCTCGTCGAAACGCGTCGCGTCGGCGTCCGTCTTCGGATCGGCGTCGTAGACGCCGGCGACGGAGGTCGCGTACACCAGCAGGTCGGCCTCGACGTACTCCGCGAAGGCCGCAGCGACGGCGTCGGTCGTCTGTGCCGCGACGATGCCACCGAGTACCGGGATATCCCCGCGACGGATCGCCTCCCGACCCTCGTCGTAGCTCTCCGCCGGTGTCGGTGCGGCCCGGTCGTCAAGCGCGGCGATCAGTAACCGGCCGTTCAGCCGCGTGACGGCGATCCCGAGCTGGTCGAGTTCGATCTCGTTTGCACCCAGATCTCTCGCGGCGCGGATGTACTTCCGTGCTGTCGGACCGCCGCCCACGACAGTTCCGAGTGTATGGCCCTGTTCGTCGAGTGACTGAAGCGCTTCGGCGTACGCAGCGACCCGGTCAGATTCCAGATCCGGAGCCAGGACGCTCCCACCGACTGAGACGACGACTTTCATTGCCCCGCCGTAGCTTCGAGGCGTTAATAAGGGTTGTCAAGCCGATTCGGTCCACCCTGGGGTGCTGGATGCGCGAGACGCATCCGTTCCGGTCCGACAATTACCGGCAAGGATTTCATTCTTTACCGGTGAGAACGATCTATATTCCCGACTGGGGATAAGAAACAAAGGTAAAATTCCCATCCGATGTAACTCTCTCAAAAAGCGTTATAAAATATCTAAGGCGCTATAAAACGATCATAAAACGTGCGTTTCACACTATTTTTGCTAAATGGAGCCGAATCGACGCGAAGCTTCCTTCCTTTATATACTCCCGGCAGCACAAGCGACAAGCGAGGTTACACACATGAGCGCTACCCTAACGTCCTCTACCGAGGAAGAGCCCTCCAAAGAAGAGCGTCTCAAGTCCTTCCTCGCGGAGAAGGCAACTGACGGCGAGATGTACTTCAAGAGCAAGTTCATCGCAGAGGAGGTCGGTCTCTCGCCAAAAGAGATCGGCGCCCTGATGGTGAAGCTCAAAGACAGTGCATCCGAACTCCAGGTCGAGAAGTGGTCGTACACGAGTGCGACGACGTGGCGCGTCGAGCCAGCGTGAGCGCGTCTGTCGCCGAGACCACAGTTCACTGAGTCCGCTCTGAACAATTTCTCTCCCGTGGTCGTTTCGCCTCCCAACCCGAAACGTCCCGTCCGTGAGCGCGGAGTATTAGTGTTCGGCTCCGCTACTCGGCAGCGATGAGTCGGTCCGACGAGAGGCCGCCACCGCCCGATGCGTTGGCCGGCGTCTTCCAGGTCTGGTCGGTCGAGCGCGTCGAGGACACGGTACGGTACGTCGGTGATCCGCTCGTTCCCCCCGACGCCGTCGTCGACGAACTACGGACGGCGTTCGGCCAGCGCGGGTACGATCTGCGGCTCGAACGGCAGTCCACCGACGAGACCGGCGCCGGTGACGGCCGCCGAGTCCCGACTACCGGCGGTAGTGCCTACGTCCTCGTCGCCGAACCGGAGGCGACCTCGACGGGATCGATCCCCTGGCTGAACGTCGGGCTCTTGCTGGCGACGATCGTCTCGACGCTGTACGTCGGTGCGACACAGTGGTACTACATTCCGGTCGCCGAGGCCCCGTTGCGTCTCTTCGAGGCCTGGCCGTTCGTCGTCGCGATGCTCGGTGTCCTCGGGATCCACGAACTCGGCCACTACGTCGCTGCCCGGTACCACGGCGTCGACGTGACGCTGCCGTATTTCATCCCGTTTCCCTCGCTGCTCGGGACGATGGGCGCGGTCATCAACATCCGCGGGCGGATTCCGAGCCGGCGGGCGCTGTTCGACATCGGCGTCGCAGGGCCGCTCGCGGGCCTCGTCGCGACGACCGTCGTCACCGTGATCGGGCTCACCTTGGAGCCGATCACGATCCCACAGGCCGTCCTCGAAAGCGACGCGGGGTACACGATCGACTTCCACGACCCACTGTTGTTACAGGGGTTGGACGCCCTGGTCACCGCCGCTGGCCTGCGGGCGACGGTCGGTCCCGGTGAGTCCCTGCATCCAATCGTCTTCGCCGGCTGGGCTGGGATGTTCTTTACCTTCCTCAATCTCCTGCCCGTCGGGCAACTCGACGGCGGTCACATCGTCCGTGCGATCGTCGGCCAGCGCCAGGAGACCGTCGCGGCGGCCGTCCCCGGTGGGTTGTTCGCACTGGCTGGGTTCCTCTACCTCACTCGTGACCCGCCGCCGATCGGCTTCGGCGTGTGGACGCTGTGGGTGTTCTGGGGCCTGCTGTCGTTGGGCTTTGCCTACGCCGGGCCGGCCCGCCCGACGATCGACGAGTCCCTCGACCGGCGCCGGGCTGCGCTGGGTGTGCTCACGTTCGTGCTCGGGCTAGCCTGTTTCACGCCGGTCCCGTTCGAGATCACGGCGGCCGCGTGAACGGAACCGCCTGGATATCCGCCGAAAGGCGTCTGTCACCGACGTTCCACCGGTCGTATCGGTTCTCCATAGCGACGCTCGTGAAACCCGGGCGTTCGCCGTGAAACGAGTGAAACCACGCGAATCGAACGGAACTGTCGACCGGTTATATGCGCCGATGGGAGTAAGTGACGTGTACAGATGTGCTCCCGCCCACCCCTGGGGACCCCTCCCGAAGCAGACGGCGAGTTGAGTTACGACCAGCGGGCCGACGCCGCCGCGGAGGCGGCCCGGCAGGTCTCGACGACGCTCGCCGCGCTCGACCGGGACTAGTGTGAGTAGCCGCGGTCGGGCAGTGGCTCCCCGTCCAGGGTCACGCCGTCGGCCGTCGTCGTCCCGATCCGCGTGAGCGGACACGATACCGCCGCCCGTGCGGCCGGGAGATCCGCCTCGGGGACCGTACAGACCAACTCGAAGTCCTCGCCGAAGAACGCGCCGAGTTCTCGCCGTTCCCGTTCGTCGCTCGCGACTGCATCGACCGCGTCGTCGATCGGGAGCGGCGACTCGATCGCCGCGCCGCAGTCGCTGGCCGCACAGAGCTGGTGAACCGAGCGGGCCAGCCCGTCGCTTGAGTCCATCATCGCGGTCGCGTGCGGCGCGAGTCCGGTTCCGGCACGCACCCGCGGCTCGAACCTGAACAGCTCGTTCGCCCGCTCGGTCTCGCCTGCCTCAAACAGTTCGAGTGCGGCACCCGACCGGCCCAGCGTCCCCGTGACACAGACCGCCTCACCGGGGCTGGCCCCCGAGCGGCGGACGGGGTCGTCAGTCCGGCCCAGCGCCGTCGTCGCGGTGGTAAACTCCGCGTGGTCGTCTAAGTCTCCACCGACGTACTCGGCGTCGACGGCCGAACAGACGTCGCTGGCGCCGTCGACGAACGCGAGCAGCTCCGTCTCGTCGAACGTTGGCGCGCCGTAGACGGCCACCGCGGCGGTCGCTTCGGCGCCCATCGCGGCCACGTCCGACAGCGAGGCACCGACTGCCCGCCAGCCGGCCGTGTAGCGGGTCGTCCCCTCGGGGAAGTCCGTCGTCTCGTGGAGCATGTCCGTCGTCAACACCTGCCCGTCGACGATGGCACAGTCGTCGCCCGCGGCCGACAGCCGCTCGCCGAGTACGCCGAGTGCAGCCCGCTCGTCCATACCGATTGGTCGGCGCCGGGGTGGAAAACGCTCCCGGTCACTGTCGGTGGGTTCAAGCCCCGGACGCTCCACGCCACCGACATGGACGACAGTCGGTGGGCGACGGTACTGGGGTTCGCCGGCGCGCTCGTCGTCCTCGGGGCGCTCGTCTGGCTCGTCGGCGTCGACGAGACGGTCACTGCGCTCACCAGCGCGGACCCGGGCGGGCTGGCGCTCGTCTTCGGGATCGCCGTCCTCTGGCTCACCACGTGGGGGCTCGCGCTGTGGACGGTCCTGCGCGCGCTGGACGCTCCG
Above is a window of Haloarcula halophila DNA encoding:
- a CDS encoding DUF7123 family protein translates to MSATLTSSTEEEPSKEERLKSFLAEKATDGEMYFKSKFIAEEVGLSPKEIGALMVKLKDSASELQVEKWSYTSATTWRVEPA
- the thiL gene encoding thiamine-phosphate kinase; amino-acid sequence: MDERAALGVLGERLSAAGDDCAIVDGQVLTTDMLHETTDFPEGTTRYTAGWRAVGASLSDVAAMGAEATAAVAVYGAPTFDETELLAFVDGASDVCSAVDAEYVGGDLDDHAEFTTATTALGRTDDPVRRSGASPGEAVCVTGTLGRSGAALELFEAGETERANELFRFEPRVRAGTGLAPHATAMMDSSDGLARSVHQLCAASDCGAAIESPLPIDDAVDAVASDERERRELGAFFGEDFELVCTVPEADLPAARAAVSCPLTRIGTTTADGVTLDGEPLPDRGYSH
- the lysS gene encoding lysine--tRNA ligase, translated to MAEDPYAVGSGGKKAFWADSVADAIEARDPSDPIVIKGGVSPSGVPHIGHFNEIMRGYYVAEALRDRGHEVRQVFTADDKDRLRKVPRQLADLEWNVVGLGEVDAGALGRNLGKPYTDIPDPFGCCDSYGAHFTNLLKKSAELVDVDVEFVSNTELYADGEFEAVTRRVLERADRAREVLAEYQNKVDDDYVPFLPQCSECGKLTEGVTEVDLDAGEVSYVCEDVEAGDQTIEGCGHEGTATLREGKLPWRFEWPAQWEILGVDFEPFGKDHAEGSWPSGEDIAENVLDIQPPVPMVYEWFTLEGEPLSSSSGNVITVDEVLEILEPEVFKYFFVKTPRKQRDFSVEHVDQLVDEFDRFEGLYFDEGEPREEDEQAVADRAYPMVVPDPDPDRVRIPYTFAAVLGMTDDSDLREEIARREGHIPDDAPEWAVEDALARVERARNWARRTGNAFDYELKRAELPDHDFDAATEAALDELADFVAEGHDGETIQGEIYETAKRHDVPVGDFFAAGYRLLFDDTEGPQLGTFIAKLDQEFVVKRLRREA
- a CDS encoding site-2 protease family protein encodes the protein MSRSDERPPPPDALAGVFQVWSVERVEDTVRYVGDPLVPPDAVVDELRTAFGQRGYDLRLERQSTDETGAGDGRRVPTTGGSAYVLVAEPEATSTGSIPWLNVGLLLATIVSTLYVGATQWYYIPVAEAPLRLFEAWPFVVAMLGVLGIHELGHYVAARYHGVDVTLPYFIPFPSLLGTMGAVINIRGRIPSRRALFDIGVAGPLAGLVATTVVTVIGLTLEPITIPQAVLESDAGYTIDFHDPLLLQGLDALVTAAGLRATVGPGESLHPIVFAGWAGMFFTFLNLLPVGQLDGGHIVRAIVGQRQETVAAAVPGGLFALAGFLYLTRDPPPIGFGVWTLWVFWGLLSLGFAYAGPARPTIDESLDRRRAALGVLTFVLGLACFTPVPFEITAAA
- the pyrH gene encoding UMP kinase, which codes for MKVVVSVGGSVLAPDLESDRVAAYAEALQSLDEQGHTLGTVVGGGPTARKYIRAARDLGANEIELDQLGIAVTRLNGRLLIAALDDRAAPTPAESYDEGREAIRRGDIPVLGGIVAAQTTDAVAAAFAEYVEADLLVYATSVAGVYDADPKTDADATRFDEIDAGELVDVIADMEMDAGSNAPVDLLAAKVIQRSGIRTVVLDGTDPDRVVRAVLNGDFDGTEVLPES
- a CDS encoding site-2 protease family protein; the encoded protein is MVRTLTWVLAGVVAYTLLAMALRARGVIPEYIRFSGPITTIHTQKGKAVLDWLARPTRFWRAWGNLGVGMALVVMVGSFAMVVFGAYQAIVNPQPSALNEPRNALAIPGVNDFLPLSVAPEIVFGLLLGLVVHEGGHGLFCRVENIDIESMGLALFTLIPIGAFVQPDEDELIHSDRGAQTRMFAAGVTNNFALALVALLLLFGPISGAIAVVDGVPVGGTLEETPAAQAGIESGDVITAVEGQPIANGDELDAVLAETEASSVAVSLEGAESVTVDRAVVVDSAVQSAPVSTGETITAVNGTNVSTSVAFEREVRNTTVATLSTAEGRSVTMPIGAYVLVQPDGPLDNASAPGREAVIVTSIDGQRTHDASTLGAALDETSPGQEVEVVGYVDGQPQTYQVTLGGSDSPRLGVTPLAGISGVTTNDFGIDEYPAATFLEFLGGSPENPDAAREFSFTQRIFGAIILPFIGVAGGFGYNFAGFTGIATNFYTVEGPLSALGTAPVFLLANALFWTGWINVVIGQFNCVPTFPLDGGHILRTSTESFVSRLPVPDRRQLTTAVTITITVSMIGGLLLMIFGPRLFA